A genomic stretch from Georgenia muralis includes:
- a CDS encoding response regulator transcription factor: MEHAARLLVVEDDPTINQALTDRLVAEGFDVVQAHDGPGAVAAFERDAPDLVVLDVMLPGFDGIEVCRRIQAVRPVPVLMLTARVEETDVLVGLAVGADDYVTKPFRQREVVARIRALLRRVERARELAAVGAPRVELGEVTLDRAARRVWVRGAEVHLAPLEFDLLATLAAEPGVVRTREDLMREVWGWADARGTRTLDTHVRALRTKIGPERVRTVHGVGYAVELR, encoded by the coding sequence ATGGAGCACGCCGCGAGACTTCTCGTCGTCGAGGACGACCCCACGATCAACCAGGCACTCACCGACCGCCTGGTGGCCGAGGGCTTCGACGTCGTCCAGGCCCACGACGGCCCGGGCGCGGTGGCGGCCTTCGAGCGGGACGCCCCGGACCTCGTCGTCCTCGACGTCATGCTGCCGGGCTTCGACGGCATCGAGGTCTGCCGCCGGATTCAGGCCGTCCGCCCCGTCCCGGTGCTCATGCTCACCGCCCGCGTGGAGGAGACCGACGTCCTCGTCGGCCTCGCGGTCGGCGCCGACGACTACGTCACGAAGCCGTTCCGGCAGCGGGAGGTCGTCGCACGCATCCGCGCCCTGCTCCGGCGCGTCGAGCGGGCGCGGGAGCTCGCGGCCGTCGGCGCACCACGCGTGGAGCTCGGCGAGGTCACCCTGGACCGCGCCGCCCGCCGTGTGTGGGTGCGCGGCGCGGAGGTGCACCTCGCCCCCCTCGAGTTCGACCTGCTCGCCACCCTCGCCGCCGAGCCCGGCGTCGTCCGCACCCGGGAGGACCTCATGCGCGAGGTGTGGGGCTGGGCCGACGCGCGGGGCACCCGGACCCTCGACACCCACGTCCGGGCCCTGCGCACGAAGATCGGCCCCGAACGCGTGCGCACGGTCCACGGCGTCGGCTACGCGGTCGAGCTGCGATGA
- a CDS encoding DUF4153 domain-containing protein → MTTDPAGRPLDAVGSIKLKIGLLVGLSVVAAALVAEIGNRAGAPLWMTLPVTVAAALGVTQALARGMTAPLREMTAAAARMATGDYSLRVTDTSADEVGRLARAFNTMAVDLATADHQRRRLVATVSHELRTPLTAQRALLENLVDGVVRPDDVALASALAQAERLSDLVGDLLDITRVDGTADLDLAPVRVSDLVAGAVAEARLARDVRYVTQVRPEDLTVTGDAGRLAQVVANLLDNAARHSPAGATVTVLASADGPERWSLEVRDEGPGIADGDEERIFRFGAAAGDGGGGTGLGLAIASWVCELHGGSIAVVPPAPGSTGARVRAVLPRRPGRVAGPTSPPVAHAPGATHPTPEERPMSTEHAVPALPPAAAATNRPPSAVDGVLREIWPESGPATATTPFLASLAVGALGAVVLPERNLGLGALVVLLLGGAVILLVSPRRTRPWTVLSAALAVGLGSFVVLRAAEWLAVLSLLVVALLVTTALTDARRLTAVLAGALAWPLSGLRGLPLLSRTASALSRHRMLWPVLRTAAVSLVALVVFGGLFASGDAIFGSWVSPLVPDLAWDSIILRAFVLVLVGGVVLAGAYLSLNPPRVETLAPPAPRPVRAWEWLVPVGLVVAVFAVFVVAQASAMWGGHDYVRRVTGMSYADYVHQGFGQLTVATTLTLLTVALTVRRAPRTTPRDRLLLRVVLGLLLTLTLVVVASALFRMSVYQDAFGFTVLRVLVDAFELWLGLVVVLVMVAGIRWSGWWLPRAALVSAAVFLLVVGAVNPEAWVARQNIERFETTGKVDVDYLASLGPDATPVVLEGLPAGLAACVVERQSPPDADDPLSWNLGRTRAAEALEAAPADARCP, encoded by the coding sequence ATGACCACCGACCCCGCCGGGCGCCCGCTGGACGCCGTCGGCTCCATCAAGCTCAAGATCGGCCTGCTGGTCGGCCTCAGCGTGGTCGCGGCCGCGCTCGTCGCCGAGATCGGCAACCGCGCCGGCGCCCCGCTGTGGATGACCCTGCCGGTGACCGTCGCCGCCGCGCTCGGCGTCACCCAGGCCCTCGCCCGGGGCATGACCGCGCCCCTGCGCGAGATGACCGCCGCCGCGGCCCGTATGGCCACCGGCGACTACTCGCTGCGCGTCACGGACACCTCCGCCGACGAGGTGGGCCGGCTGGCCCGTGCCTTCAACACCATGGCGGTCGACCTGGCGACGGCGGACCACCAGCGCCGCCGCCTCGTCGCCACGGTCTCGCACGAGCTGCGCACCCCCCTGACCGCGCAGCGCGCGCTCCTGGAGAACCTCGTCGACGGGGTCGTCCGGCCCGACGACGTCGCCCTGGCCAGCGCGCTCGCGCAGGCCGAGCGCCTCAGCGACCTGGTGGGCGACCTGCTCGACATCACCCGCGTCGACGGGACGGCCGACCTCGACCTCGCGCCCGTTCGCGTGTCGGACCTGGTCGCGGGCGCCGTCGCCGAGGCGCGGCTCGCCCGCGACGTCCGGTACGTCACGCAGGTCCGGCCGGAGGACCTCACGGTCACCGGCGACGCGGGCCGCCTCGCCCAGGTCGTCGCGAACCTCCTCGACAACGCCGCACGCCACTCCCCCGCCGGCGCCACCGTCACCGTCCTCGCGTCCGCCGACGGCCCGGAGCGGTGGTCCCTCGAGGTGCGCGACGAGGGCCCGGGCATCGCCGACGGCGACGAGGAGCGGATCTTCCGCTTCGGCGCCGCGGCCGGCGACGGCGGAGGCGGCACGGGCCTGGGCCTGGCGATCGCCAGCTGGGTGTGCGAGCTGCACGGCGGGTCCATCGCCGTGGTGCCGCCCGCCCCCGGGTCGACCGGCGCCCGCGTCCGGGCAGTCCTGCCTCGCCGACCGGGTCGCGTGGCCGGCCCCACCTCCCCGCCCGTCGCCCACGCACCCGGTGCCACCCACCCCACCCCCGAGGAGAGACCCATGAGCACCGAGCACGCCGTGCCCGCCCTGCCGCCCGCCGCCGCGGCGACGAACCGGCCGCCGTCCGCGGTCGACGGCGTCCTCCGCGAGATCTGGCCCGAGTCCGGTCCCGCGACGGCGACGACGCCGTTCCTCGCCTCCCTCGCCGTCGGCGCGCTGGGGGCGGTCGTCCTCCCGGAGCGCAACCTCGGCCTCGGCGCCCTCGTGGTGCTCCTCCTCGGCGGCGCCGTCATCCTCCTCGTCTCCCCTCGACGCACTCGCCCCTGGACGGTGCTCTCGGCCGCGCTGGCCGTCGGGCTCGGGTCGTTCGTCGTCCTCCGCGCCGCGGAGTGGCTGGCCGTGCTCTCCCTGCTCGTCGTCGCCCTGCTGGTCACGACGGCCCTGACGGACGCGCGCCGCCTCACCGCGGTCCTCGCCGGGGCGCTCGCGTGGCCCCTGTCCGGCCTGCGGGGCCTGCCCCTGCTCAGCCGGACGGCGTCCGCCCTCTCGCGGCACCGCATGCTCTGGCCGGTGCTGCGCACCGCCGCGGTCTCCCTCGTCGCGCTCGTCGTCTTCGGCGGTCTGTTCGCCTCCGGCGACGCGATCTTCGGCTCGTGGGTCTCGCCGCTGGTCCCGGACCTCGCGTGGGACTCGATCATCCTGCGCGCGTTCGTCCTCGTCCTCGTCGGCGGCGTCGTGCTGGCCGGGGCGTACCTCTCGCTCAACCCGCCGCGGGTGGAGACCCTCGCGCCGCCGGCGCCGCGGCCGGTGCGCGCCTGGGAGTGGCTGGTCCCGGTCGGCCTCGTCGTCGCGGTGTTCGCCGTGTTCGTGGTGGCGCAGGCCTCGGCGATGTGGGGCGGTCACGACTACGTGCGCCGCGTGACGGGGATGAGCTACGCCGACTACGTCCACCAGGGCTTCGGCCAGCTGACGGTCGCCACGACGCTCACCCTGCTCACCGTCGCGCTCACCGTGCGCCGCGCACCCCGGACGACGCCGCGGGACCGGCTCCTGCTCCGCGTGGTGCTGGGGCTCCTGCTCACGCTCACCCTCGTCGTCGTCGCCTCCGCGCTCTTCCGCATGTCCGTCTACCAGGACGCCTTCGGCTTCACCGTGCTCCGCGTCCTCGTCGACGCCTTCGAGCTGTGGCTGGGCCTGGTCGTCGTCCTCGTCATGGTGGCCGGGATCCGATGGTCCGGGTGGTGGCTCCCGCGCGCCGCGCTGGTCTCCGCCGCGGTCTTCCTGCTGGTGGTCGGGGCCGTCAACCCCGAGGCGTGGGTGGCGCGCCAGAACATCGAGCGCTTCGAGACGACCGGCAAGGTCGACGTCGACTACCTCGCCTCGCTCGGCCCGGACGCGACGCCCGTGGTCCTCGAGGGGCTGCCGGCGGGCCTGGCGGCCTGCGTGGTGGAGCGGCAGTCGCCGCCCGACGCCGACGACCCGCTCTCGTGGAACCTGGGCAGGACCCGCGCCGCCGAGGCCCTCGAGGCGGCGCCGGCGGACGCGCGCTGCCCCTGA
- a CDS encoding dihydrofolate reductase family protein, whose amino-acid sequence MGRIAVNLFTTLDGSAEHPDRWHGPYFDEAMGQAVDRHTSRCESYLMGRVLYDQWSRYWPDNDSDDFADFINPVPKYVLSTTLSDPAWAGTTVVRNLGQLRELRERTPGTIGMSGSLTTVRSLLGAGLLDELDLLVDPVVVSGERRWTDGVEHTPLELISSETLPTGVVHLVYRPTAPQAPATVVR is encoded by the coding sequence ATGGGACGCATCGCCGTCAACCTGTTCACCACCCTCGACGGCTCGGCCGAGCACCCGGACCGGTGGCACGGCCCGTACTTCGACGAGGCCATGGGCCAGGCGGTCGACCGTCACACGAGCCGGTGCGAGTCCTACCTCATGGGCCGCGTCCTGTACGACCAGTGGTCCCGCTACTGGCCGGACAACGACAGCGACGACTTCGCCGACTTCATCAACCCGGTGCCCAAGTACGTCCTCTCCACCACCCTCAGCGACCCGGCGTGGGCGGGCACGACGGTCGTGCGCAACCTCGGCCAGCTGCGCGAGCTGCGTGAGCGGACCCCGGGCACCATCGGCATGTCGGGGAGCCTGACGACGGTGCGCTCGCTCCTCGGCGCAGGGCTCCTCGACGAGCTCGACCTCCTCGTCGACCCGGTCGTCGTCTCGGGCGAGCGCCGCTGGACCGACGGCGTCGAGCACACCCCGCTCGAGCTCATCTCCTCCGAGACGCTCCCCACGGGGGTCGTGCACCTCGTCTACCGGCCCACGGCGCCCCAGGCACCGGCCACCGTCGTGCGGTAG
- a CDS encoding GntR family transcriptional regulator, producing MDVVIDPASDVPPFEQLRTRLAADITSGTLAAGTRLPTVRTLAAELALATNTVARAYRELEADGFIETRGRHGSFVSAQGDAAGRQAQEAATAYAERVRHLGVDPAVALRYVERALGL from the coding sequence ATGGACGTCGTCATCGACCCCGCCTCCGACGTGCCGCCGTTCGAGCAGCTGCGCACCCGCCTCGCCGCGGACATCACCTCCGGCACCCTCGCCGCGGGCACGCGGCTGCCCACCGTCCGCACCCTCGCGGCGGAGCTGGCCCTCGCCACGAACACCGTCGCCCGGGCCTACCGCGAGCTCGAGGCGGACGGGTTCATCGAGACCCGGGGCCGCCACGGCTCCTTCGTCAGCGCCCAGGGCGACGCGGCCGGACGTCAGGCGCAGGAGGCGGCGACGGCCTACGCCGAGCGGGTGCGCCACCTCGGCGTCGACCCCGCCGTCGCGCTGCGGTACGTCGAGCGGGCCCTGGGCCTGTAG
- a CDS encoding APC family permease translates to MATDTAAPARLRRGITPPLLFLFILGDVLGAGIYALVGVLAEEPGGAMWAPLLLALAMAMLTAASYAELVTKYPRAGGAAVFAQRAFRRPLVSYLVGFSMLAAGVTSAAGLSIAFAGDYLATFVDVPAVVAAPVFLVLLALLNARGIKESVRSNVVMTLVEVSGLVLVVVVVAVAVGGGQGDAGRILQTPPGVSAGAAVLGGALIAFYSFVGFEVSANVAEEVQDVSRVYPRALFGALLVAGVVYALVGLGSAVVMEPGELAGSSSPLLDVVEATGAGVPAWAFSAIALVAVANGALLTMIMASRLAYGMADEGLLPAPLTRVLPHRRTPWVAIAVTTALAVALTLVGDLAVLAETVVMLLLLVFISTNLAVLVLRRDRVEHEHFRAPVVLPVLALVSCAVLLTQQSARVWAFAGVLLAVGVVTHLVVRRRVRA, encoded by the coding sequence ATGGCCACCGACACCGCCGCCCCCGCGCGCCTCCGGCGCGGCATCACCCCGCCCCTGCTGTTCCTGTTCATCCTCGGGGACGTCCTCGGCGCCGGCATCTACGCCCTGGTGGGGGTCCTGGCGGAGGAGCCGGGCGGCGCCATGTGGGCGCCGCTGCTCCTCGCGCTGGCGATGGCCATGTTGACCGCCGCCAGCTACGCCGAGCTCGTGACGAAGTACCCGCGGGCCGGGGGAGCCGCGGTCTTCGCCCAGCGGGCCTTCCGGCGCCCCCTCGTCTCCTACCTCGTGGGCTTCTCGATGCTGGCCGCCGGTGTGACGAGCGCGGCCGGGCTCTCGATCGCCTTCGCGGGCGACTACCTCGCCACGTTCGTCGACGTCCCGGCGGTCGTCGCCGCCCCGGTGTTCCTCGTGCTCCTCGCGCTGCTCAACGCCCGCGGCATCAAGGAGTCCGTCCGCTCCAACGTGGTGATGACCCTCGTCGAGGTCTCGGGCCTGGTCCTGGTGGTCGTCGTCGTCGCCGTGGCCGTCGGCGGGGGCCAGGGCGACGCGGGCCGCATCCTCCAGACCCCGCCCGGGGTCTCCGCGGGGGCGGCCGTGCTCGGCGGGGCGCTCATCGCGTTCTACTCCTTCGTGGGGTTCGAGGTCTCGGCCAACGTCGCCGAGGAGGTCCAGGACGTCAGCCGGGTCTACCCCCGCGCACTCTTCGGGGCGCTGCTCGTCGCGGGGGTCGTCTACGCCCTGGTCGGCCTCGGCTCCGCCGTCGTCATGGAGCCCGGCGAGCTCGCCGGCTCCTCCAGCCCGCTCCTCGACGTCGTCGAGGCAACCGGCGCCGGGGTGCCCGCGTGGGCCTTCAGCGCGATCGCGCTGGTCGCGGTCGCCAACGGCGCCCTGCTGACGATGATCATGGCCAGCCGGCTGGCCTACGGGATGGCCGACGAGGGGCTCCTCCCCGCCCCGCTCACCCGGGTCCTGCCCCACCGCCGGACGCCGTGGGTCGCCATCGCGGTGACCACGGCGCTCGCCGTCGCGCTCACCCTCGTGGGCGACCTCGCCGTGCTCGCCGAGACGGTGGTGATGCTGCTGCTCCTGGTGTTCATCAGCACCAACCTCGCCGTGCTGGTCCTGCGGCGCGACCGGGTGGAGCACGAGCACTTCCGCGCCCCTGTGGTCCTGCCGGTGCTGGCCCTGGTCTCCTGCGCCGTCCTGCTCACCCAGCAGTCGGCCCGCGTGTGGGCCTTCGCCGGGGTCCTGCTCGCCGTCGGCGTGGTCACCCACCTGGTGGTGCGCCGCCGCGTGCGTGCTTGA
- a CDS encoding bifunctional metallophosphatase/5'-nucleotidase: protein MAELTIVHIGDLHGHLVPRPNVRGDGTGRAEGGLAHLAAMVAQIRAERPASLLANTGDTIQGSAEALFTRGQALVDVVDRLGVDLFAPGNWDYLYGKERFLELFGPGTGSGPSRTRWGAVAANVYHAGTRDLLLPPYLVTEVAGLRVGVVGLSSERAVNALGPWVTEGIEFTDDGHEVPAHVRTLREEEGVDLVVLVSEFGLAKNVLIAEVNPGIDVVLSSDMHEETRDCVVTSTGALVSEVGQDGTRLARLDVTVEGGRVTGHRYRLHTVDAGTAPDRGVARLVDEVRAPFLAGPAFRPHVNPLNGAVLDRPIDDVVGRTEVGLHRSGFCGEGYPAAVEGTSHDFLSAAICEVAGTDVGHLRGFRYGTHVAPGPVRLEDLYHYLPVGAQLARTTVTGEQLRRSLEDSADGTFNPDPFRWTGGWVHAYAGVRYALDVFADKGSRVSAVQVRRGDGDWSDLEPGATYTLAGYWYPRVPDKVGGIDGGEVTVLGRAGAALDGPGAAGGPGAAGAVDVTEHVVDHLARHVVRAEEPRVRLVRPLPDRLWSFPEIQPLRGAR from the coding sequence ATGGCCGAGCTGACCATCGTCCACATCGGCGACCTCCACGGACACCTGGTCCCGCGCCCGAACGTCCGCGGCGACGGCACCGGCCGCGCTGAGGGCGGCCTCGCCCACCTCGCCGCAATGGTCGCGCAGATCCGCGCCGAGCGGCCTGCCAGCCTGCTCGCCAACACCGGCGACACCATCCAGGGCAGCGCCGAGGCCCTCTTCACCCGGGGACAGGCGCTCGTCGACGTCGTCGACCGCCTGGGCGTGGACCTCTTCGCCCCGGGCAACTGGGACTACCTCTACGGCAAGGAGCGCTTCCTCGAGCTGTTCGGGCCCGGCACGGGCTCCGGTCCCTCGCGCACGCGGTGGGGCGCCGTCGCCGCGAACGTCTACCACGCCGGCACCCGCGACCTCCTCCTGCCGCCGTACCTCGTGACCGAGGTGGCGGGCCTGCGGGTGGGTGTGGTGGGGCTGTCGAGCGAGCGGGCCGTCAACGCCCTCGGTCCCTGGGTGACCGAGGGCATCGAGTTCACCGACGACGGCCACGAGGTCCCGGCGCATGTGCGCACCCTGCGGGAGGAGGAGGGCGTCGACCTCGTCGTCCTCGTCTCGGAGTTCGGCCTGGCCAAGAACGTCCTCATCGCCGAGGTGAACCCCGGCATCGACGTCGTCCTGTCCTCCGACATGCACGAGGAGACCCGTGACTGCGTCGTGACGTCGACCGGGGCGCTGGTCTCCGAGGTCGGTCAGGACGGCACCCGGCTGGCCCGGCTGGACGTCACGGTCGAGGGCGGACGGGTCACGGGCCACCGCTACCGCCTCCACACCGTCGACGCCGGGACGGCACCGGACCGCGGTGTCGCGCGGCTGGTGGACGAGGTCCGGGCGCCCTTCCTCGCCGGGCCGGCGTTCCGCCCCCACGTCAACCCCCTCAACGGCGCGGTGCTCGACCGGCCGATCGACGACGTCGTCGGCCGGACCGAGGTGGGGCTGCACCGCTCGGGCTTCTGCGGGGAGGGGTACCCGGCCGCGGTCGAGGGCACCTCGCACGACTTCCTCTCGGCCGCGATTTGCGAGGTGGCCGGGACCGATGTGGGCCACCTGCGCGGCTTCCGGTACGGCACCCACGTCGCGCCCGGGCCGGTCCGGCTCGAGGACCTCTACCACTACCTCCCGGTGGGGGCCCAGCTCGCCCGGACGACCGTCACCGGCGAGCAGCTCCGGCGGTCCCTGGAGGACTCGGCCGACGGGACCTTCAACCCGGACCCGTTCCGCTGGACCGGTGGCTGGGTCCACGCGTACGCCGGCGTGCGCTACGCCCTGGACGTCTTCGCCGACAAGGGCTCGCGCGTCTCGGCGGTGCAGGTCCGCCGCGGCGACGGTGACTGGTCGGACCTCGAGCCGGGTGCCACCTACACCCTGGCCGGGTACTGGTACCCGAGGGTGCCGGACAAGGTGGGGGGCATCGACGGCGGCGAGGTGACGGTGCTGGGCCGCGCGGGGGCCGCGCTCGACGGGCCCGGTGCGGCCGGTGGGCCGGGTGCGGCCGGCGCCGTCGACGTCACCGAGCACGTCGTGGACCACCTGGCCCGGCACGTCGTGCGGGCCGAGGAGCCGCGCGTCCGCCTCGTCCGGCCGCTGCCCGACCGGCTCTGGTCGTTCCCGGAGATCCAGCCGCTGCGCGGGGCGCGGTAG
- a CDS encoding LysR substrate-binding domain-containing protein codes for MTQAFRIRFVPGVSPDRWLRTWSRRRPGADLDAGPVDVADQIRCLREGTADMCFVRLPVDRAGLHVIPLYEEVPVVVVARDHPVAAFEEVDVADLAGEHLLQGADEIPEWWAVADEVRHGTRVPVPPMSLGEAVEVVASGAGVVVVPMSLARLHHRKDVVHRPVTGVAGSRIGLAWREGDDDPRIEEFVGVVRGRTERSSRGAAAPQGGGRAAAAGGRQSGGGRPAGEGKTGARRRGDPRGRRRPGHR; via the coding sequence ATGACGCAGGCCTTCCGCATCCGGTTCGTCCCCGGGGTGAGCCCGGACAGGTGGCTGCGCACGTGGAGCCGGCGACGCCCCGGCGCCGACCTGGACGCCGGCCCCGTGGACGTGGCCGACCAGATCAGGTGCCTGCGCGAGGGCACCGCGGACATGTGCTTCGTGCGGCTGCCGGTGGACCGCGCCGGGCTGCACGTCATCCCCCTCTACGAGGAGGTGCCGGTCGTCGTCGTCGCCAGGGACCACCCGGTCGCGGCCTTCGAGGAGGTCGACGTCGCCGACCTCGCCGGGGAGCACCTGCTCCAGGGCGCCGACGAGATCCCGGAGTGGTGGGCGGTCGCCGACGAGGTCCGCCACGGCACCCGGGTGCCCGTCCCCCCGATGAGCCTCGGGGAAGCCGTCGAGGTGGTCGCCTCCGGTGCGGGCGTCGTGGTGGTCCCCATGTCGCTCGCCCGGCTCCACCACCGCAAGGACGTCGTCCACCGGCCCGTGACCGGCGTGGCCGGCTCCCGGATCGGGCTCGCCTGGCGCGAGGGCGACGACGACCCGCGCATCGAGGAGTTCGTCGGCGTCGTCCGTGGTCGCACCGAGCGCAGCTCGCGGGGTGCGGCTGCACCGCAGGGCGGCGGGCGGGCCGCGGCGGCCGGCGGCCGGCAGTCCGGCGGGGGCCGTCCGGCAGGCGAAGGGAAGACCGGGGCGCGACGTCGCGGCGACCCGAGAGGTCGGCGGCGGCCCGGGCACCGCTGA
- a CDS encoding DUF5997 family protein, translating into MSTPKPQTMKPQTAARKLGVLLSATPEEFRAGVVSRDELNALQADPPAWLADLRRNGPHPRQEVARRLGVSTSGLSRGGVEEPLTTDEIKALLDEMPVWLQRERATQADVRAEEARLRSRDRARSSDDDDAPR; encoded by the coding sequence ATGAGCACCCCGAAGCCGCAGACCATGAAGCCCCAGACAGCCGCCCGCAAGCTCGGCGTCCTGCTCTCGGCGACGCCGGAGGAGTTCCGGGCCGGGGTGGTCAGCCGCGACGAGCTCAACGCGCTCCAGGCCGACCCGCCGGCGTGGCTCGCCGACCTGCGACGCAACGGCCCGCACCCGCGTCAGGAGGTCGCCCGGCGCCTGGGGGTCTCGACGTCGGGCCTCTCGCGCGGCGGTGTCGAGGAGCCGCTGACCACGGACGAGATCAAGGCCCTGCTCGACGAGATGCCGGTCTGGCTCCAGCGCGAGCGCGCCACCCAGGCGGACGTCCGGGCCGAGGAGGCCCGGCTCCGCTCGCGCGACCGGGCCCGCAGCTCCGACGACGACGACGCGCCCCGGTAG
- a CDS encoding carboxymuconolactone decarboxylase family protein has product MRVQVDKEHPNIAKALAGTVVQVRMAAERQGVGRRLMELVNVRSSQINGCAQCLDLHVRQALDAGEDVQRIGVLPAWRESGLFDDVEQAALEVAEAVTAGGHLDDETYARVLAVLGEQRLSLVVWIAVTINSYNRVSVVSGHRPRGARE; this is encoded by the coding sequence GTGAGGGTCCAGGTCGACAAGGAGCACCCCAACATCGCCAAGGCGCTCGCGGGCACGGTCGTCCAGGTGCGGATGGCCGCCGAGCGGCAGGGGGTCGGGCGCCGGCTCATGGAGCTGGTCAACGTGCGCTCGTCCCAGATCAACGGCTGCGCCCAGTGCCTGGACCTGCACGTCCGGCAGGCGCTCGACGCCGGGGAGGACGTCCAGCGCATCGGGGTCCTGCCGGCCTGGCGCGAGAGCGGGCTGTTCGACGACGTGGAGCAGGCCGCCCTCGAGGTCGCCGAGGCGGTGACCGCAGGCGGGCACCTCGACGACGAGACCTACGCCCGGGTCCTGGCGGTCCTCGGGGAGCAGCGGCTCTCCCTCGTCGTCTGGATCGCCGTCACCATCAACTCCTACAACCGGGTCTCGGTCGTCAGCGGGCACCGGCCGCGGGGCGCCCGGGAGTAG
- a CDS encoding GNAT family N-acetyltransferase, with protein sequence METITRSHDRFEIAVDGDAAGRALFVDRDGRRIFFHTEVGEEYGGRGLAGRLVGHALDATREEGLRAVPVCPYVERLARRSGGWADVVDEPSEDERAAVKGLATS encoded by the coding sequence ATGGAGACCATCACCAGGAGCCACGACCGCTTCGAGATCGCCGTCGACGGCGACGCCGCCGGCCGCGCCCTCTTCGTCGACCGCGACGGCCGGCGGATCTTCTTCCACACCGAGGTGGGGGAGGAGTACGGCGGGCGGGGCCTGGCGGGGCGGCTCGTCGGCCACGCCCTGGACGCCACCCGCGAGGAGGGGCTGCGGGCCGTGCCGGTGTGCCCGTACGTCGAGCGCCTCGCCCGCCGCTCGGGCGGCTGGGCCGACGTCGTCGACGAGCCGAGCGAGGACGAGCGGGCCGCCGTGAAGGGCCTGGCGACGTCGTGA
- a CDS encoding lipase maturation factor family protein, translating to MDWLTAPDYDVARIVLQRGIAGVYLVAFVAVWHQFPALLGERGLLPVPEHLRRSAGRAGPTLFRWRYSDRLLRAVAVTGIVLAASVVVGLPQTGPPWVPMVVFLTLFGLYLSVVNVGQVFYGFGWESLLLEAGFLAAFLGSDEVAAPVTVIWLFRWLVLRVELGAGLIKMRGDPCWRDLTCLYHHHETQPMPGPLSWFFHHLPRPLHKVEVAANHVTQLLVPFLLLAPQPVATVAAGVVVVTQGWLVLSGNFAWLNWLTMILAFSAVGDGALSTVVPGTAATDAHGPLPVWFGVVVLVVTALLVVLSWWPARNLLSPRQAMNASFNRWHLVGAYGAFGSITRRRDEVVVEGTDAADPFEAAGWREYVFRGKPGPTGRLPRQWAPYHLRLDWGMWFLALGSPSQHVWFTRFLQRLLEADPATLRLLAVDPFDGGRPTWVRARVFRYRYSTWAELRRTRQWWVRREVGVLVAPATLADLRRLR from the coding sequence GTGGACTGGCTGACGGCACCGGACTACGACGTCGCGCGGATCGTCCTGCAGCGCGGGATCGCCGGCGTCTACCTCGTCGCCTTCGTCGCCGTCTGGCACCAGTTCCCGGCCCTGCTCGGCGAGCGCGGGCTCCTGCCGGTCCCCGAGCACCTGCGGCGCAGCGCCGGGCGGGCGGGCCCGACCCTGTTCCGGTGGCGCTACTCCGACCGGCTGCTGCGCGCCGTCGCGGTCACCGGGATCGTCCTGGCCGCGAGCGTCGTCGTCGGGCTGCCGCAGACCGGGCCGCCGTGGGTGCCGATGGTGGTGTTCCTGACCCTGTTCGGCCTCTACCTCTCGGTCGTCAACGTGGGTCAGGTGTTCTACGGGTTCGGCTGGGAGTCGCTGCTCCTCGAGGCCGGGTTCCTCGCCGCGTTCCTCGGCTCGGACGAGGTGGCCGCACCGGTCACGGTGATCTGGCTGTTCCGGTGGTTGGTGCTCCGCGTCGAGCTCGGCGCGGGCCTGATCAAGATGCGGGGCGACCCGTGCTGGCGCGACCTCACGTGCCTGTACCACCATCACGAGACCCAGCCGATGCCGGGCCCGCTCAGCTGGTTCTTCCACCACCTGCCCAGGCCCCTGCACAAGGTGGAGGTCGCCGCCAACCACGTCACCCAGCTCCTCGTGCCGTTCCTGCTCCTCGCGCCCCAGCCGGTCGCCACCGTGGCGGCGGGCGTCGTCGTGGTGACCCAGGGCTGGCTGGTGCTGTCGGGCAACTTCGCGTGGCTCAACTGGCTCACGATGATCCTGGCGTTCTCGGCCGTCGGCGACGGCGCCCTGTCCACCGTCGTGCCGGGGACCGCGGCCACCGACGCGCACGGCCCGCTCCCGGTGTGGTTCGGCGTCGTCGTCCTGGTGGTGACGGCCCTGCTCGTGGTCCTGAGCTGGTGGCCGGCCCGCAACCTGCTCTCGCCGCGGCAGGCCATGAACGCCTCGTTCAACCGCTGGCACCTCGTGGGCGCGTACGGCGCGTTCGGCTCCATCACCCGCCGGCGCGACGAGGTGGTCGTGGAGGGGACGGACGCCGCCGACCCGTTCGAGGCGGCGGGGTGGCGCGAGTACGTGTTCCGCGGAAAACCGGGGCCGACGGGCCGCCTGCCCCGGCAGTGGGCGCCGTACCACCTGCGCCTGGACTGGGGGATGTGGTTCCTGGCGCTGGGCTCACCCTCGCAGCACGTGTGGTTCACCCGGTTCCTCCAGCGCCTCCTCGAGGCGGACCCGGCCACGCTGCGGCTCCTCGCCGTCGACCCGTTCGACGGCGGGCGCCCGACGTGGGTGCGGGCGCGGGTGTTCCGCTACCGCTACTCCACGTGGGCGGAGCTGCGCCGCACCCGTCAGTGGTGGGTGCGGCGTGAGGTGGGGGTCCTCGTCGCCCCGGCGACCCTGGCGGACCTGCGCCGGCTGCGCTGA